From Flavobacterium sp. 102, a single genomic window includes:
- a CDS encoding PadR family transcriptional regulator, whose amino-acid sequence MNIENTKAQMRKGVLEFCILSVLKEKDAYTSEILDTLKNAKLLVVEGTVYPLLTRLKNDGLLNYRWEESTSGPPRKYYGLTELGKTFLTELNGTWTELSDAVNIITNQK is encoded by the coding sequence ATGAACATTGAAAACACAAAAGCCCAGATGCGTAAAGGTGTTTTAGAATTTTGTATCTTGTCTGTCCTAAAAGAAAAAGACGCGTATACCTCTGAAATATTAGACACTTTAAAAAACGCCAAATTGCTTGTAGTAGAGGGAACAGTTTATCCGCTATTGACAAGACTTAAAAACGACGGATTGCTCAACTATCGTTGGGAAGAATCAACCTCGGGACCGCCAAGAAAATATTATGGTTTGACCGAATTAGGAAAAACATTTTTAACTGAATTGAACGGCACATGGACGGAATTGTCAGACGCTGTTAACATCATAAC
- a CDS encoding DUF4870 domain-containing protein has protein sequence MTTTNEKSVATFLHLSVLTQYFIPFGNYIFPIVIWSAKKNESEFVDANGKNVLNFQLSMFLYTIVLCLIAIPILIYSIFKNVPLNDINFDRHFVIENLSAGNITGLTILGIVAVLLFCFLKVIEFVLIIYAAVKASNDEAYKYPLSIPFFK, from the coding sequence ATGACAACTACTAACGAAAAAAGCGTTGCTACGTTCTTGCACTTGAGTGTTTTAACACAATATTTTATTCCTTTTGGAAATTATATATTTCCAATTGTTATTTGGAGTGCAAAGAAAAACGAATCAGAATTTGTCGATGCTAACGGTAAAAATGTTTTGAATTTTCAGTTAAGCATGTTCCTATATACTATCGTATTATGTTTAATTGCCATTCCGATTTTGATTTATTCGATATTCAAAAATGTTCCTTTAAACGACATCAATTTCGACAGACATTTTGTTATTGAAAACTTAAGTGCCGGAAACATCACAGGATTAACCATTTTAGGAATTGTAGCGGTACTTCTATTTTGTTTTTTAAAAGTAATCGAATTTGTTCTAATTATATACGCCGCCGTAAAAGCTTCAAATGATGAAGCCTATAAGTATCCGTTAAGTATACCCTTCTTTAAATAA